From Ostrinia nubilalis chromosome 9, ilOstNubi1.1, whole genome shotgun sequence, one genomic window encodes:
- the LOC135074874 gene encoding uncharacterized protein LOC135074874, translated as MLLYIWIAVIIAAVWLYCRHVFSKFTKSGVKHFKPIPLFGNMAKLLFRYEHFADAVTDLYQAFPEERFVGRYEFMNPAVMIRDIELLKKVTVKDFEYFLDHRSLVNEKTDPFFGRNLFSLKGQEWKDMRSTLSPAFTSSKMRLMVPFMVEVGDQMIYSLQKKIEETKEGYIDIDCKDLTTRYANDVIASCAFGLKVNSMKDENNEFYTMGKVAANFSIIQIFLLFIMISVPKVSEKLKLKLFSEKTGSFFKNLVLGTMLDRQQRNIIRPDMIHLLMEAKKGKLVHDEKAQDADAGFATVEESSVGKKTINKTWTDEDLIAQAILFFVAGFETVSSAMSFALHELAVNSDVQDKLVEEIRENDARNNGKFDYNSIQNMPYMDMVVSEVLRLWPPAIATDRMCIKDYNLGKPNSKATEDYYIRKGEAFAIPIWAFHRDPEFFPNPNKFDPERFSEENKHKIQPFTYMPFGLGPRNCIGSRFALCEVKVMLYQLLLHMELSPAAKTCIPAELTRDTFNLRLKGGHWIRMKTRKSNRMLFFIWLGVVLAAVWLFFRRRYSRFSRFGVNCPKPVPLLGNMTRILFRVEHFTDHLDRLYHDYPEDRFVGRYEFLIPMVVLKDIELVKKITIKDFEHFIDHRSFVNEKTDPLFGRNLFSLRGQEWKDMRSTLSPAFTSSKMRLMVPFMVEVGDQMIESLKKKIKASKDDFIDVEVKDLTTRYANDVIASCAFGLKVDSHAQQDNEFYAMGKEASTFNFLQVLKFFAMTNFPAVVDKLGITLFTEPTKKFFKGLVLGTMSDRDARHIVRPDMIHLLMEAKKGKLVHDDKIAKDSDAGFATVEESNVGKKNIDRVWSDEDLVAQAVLFFIAGFETVSSAMSFALHELAVNPDVQERLLQEIRDNDRKNGGKFDYNSIQNMVYLDMVVSEVLRMWPPGIAMDRLCVKDYNLGRPNSKATQDYYIRAGEALAVPAWCFHRDPALFPDPLRFDPERFSEENKHNIKPFTYVPFGLGPRNCIGSRFALCEVKVMLYQLLLHVELSPAARTCIPARLTTDTFNIRMLGGHWVRMRMRN; from the exons ATGCTTCTCTACATCTGGATAGCTGTAATAATAGCAGCAGTATGGTTGTACTGCAGACATGTGTTCTCGAAGTTCACCAAAAGCGGCGTCAAGCACTTCAAGCCGATCCCCTTGTTCGGCAACATGGCGAAACTGCTGTTCAGATACGAACACTTCGCTGATGCTGTCACAGATCTGTACCAGGCTTTTCCTGAAGAACG ATTTGTAGGAAGGTACGAATTCATGAACCCCGCGGTGATGATCCGAGACATCGAGCTTCTAAAAAAGGTCACGGTCAAAGACTTCGAATATTTTCTCGACCACCGCTCTCTTGTCAATGAGAAGACAGATCCTTTCTTTGGAAGAAATCTTTTTTCACTGAAAG GTCAAGAATGGAAGGACATGCGCTCTACCCTCAGCCCAGCATTCACCAGCTCAAAGATGCGTCTCATGGTGCCCTTCATGGTAGAAGTAGGAGACCAGATGATATACTCACTGCAGAAAAAAATTGAGGAAACCAAAG AAGGTTATATCGACATCGACTGCAAGGACTTGACGACTCGCTACGCCAATGACGTCATCGCTTCGTGTGCCTTTGGCTTGAAAGTGAATTCCATGAAAGATGAGAACAACGAGTTCTACACCATGGGAAAAGTGGCTGCCAACTTTAGCATTATTCAAATCTTCTTACTATTCATTATGATCAGCGTGCCCAAAGTGTCTGAA AAactgaaattaaaattgttttcgGAAAAAACTGGAAGTTTCTTCAAGAATTTGGTATTAGGTACCATGCTGGACCGCCAGCAGCGTAACATCATCAGACCTGACATGATACACCTTTTGATGGAAGCTAAAAAAG GAAAACTTGTGCACGATGAAAAGGCGCAAGACGCTGATGCAGGATTTGCGACTGTTGAAGAATCTTCCGTTGGAAAGAAAACGATCAATAAGA CGTGGACTGATGAAGACTTGATCGCCCAAGCTATCCTATTCTTCGTGGCTGGTTTCGAAACTGTTTCTTCGGCCATGTCGTTCGCTCTGCACGAATTGGCTGTTAACTCTGACGTGCAGGACAAACTGGTTGAAGAGATCAGGGAGAATGACGCAAGGAACAATGGCAAATTCGACTATAACTCCATTCAAAATATGCCGTATATGGATATGGTGGTGTCAG AGGTGCTGCGTCTCTGGCCGCCAGCCATAGCTACAGACAGAATGTGCATCAAGGATTATAATCTCGGAAAACCCAATAGCAAAGCTACCGAAGATTATTAC ATTCGCAAAGGTGAAGCCTTCGCCATTCCGATATGGGCTTTCCACCGGGACCCTGAGTTCTTCCCGAACCCCAACAAATTTGATCCTGAACGTTTCTCTGAAGAAAACAAGCACAAAATCCAACCATTCACGTACATGCCTTTTGGACTTGGACCTAGAAATTGCATTG GTTCAAGATTCGCGCTGTGCGAGGTGAAGGTGATGCTGTACCAGCTGCTCCTCCACATGGAGTTGTCTCCAGCAGCCAAGACCTGCATCCCTGCCGAGTTGACCAGAGACACCTTCAACCTTCGCCTGAAGGGAGGACACTGGATACGGATGAAGACCAGAAAATCAAAC AGGATGCTGTTCTTCATCTGGCTAGGTGTGGTGCTGGCGGCAGTATGGCTGTTCTTTCGGCGCCGCTACAGCCGCTTCTCCCGATTCGGCGTGAACTGCCCCAAGCCGGTCCCACTACTGGGCAACATGACGCGCATCCTCTTCCGCGTGGAGCACTTCACCGACCACCTCGACAGGCTCTACCATGACTATCCGGAAGACAG GTTTGTAGGCAGATACGAGTTCCTGATCCCCATGGTGGTGCTGAAGGACATCGAGCTGGTGAAGAAGATCACAATCAAGGACTTCGAGCACTTCATCGACCACAGGTCGTTCGTCAATGAGAAAACCGACCCCCTCTTTGGAAGAAACCTGTTTTCTTTGAGag GTCAAGAATGGAAAGACATGCGTTCAACCTTGAGCCCGGCGTTCACCAGCTCCAAGATGCGTCTCATGGTGCCCTTCATGGTGGAAGTGGGAGACCAGATGATCGAGTCGCTGAAGAAGAAGATCAAAGCTTCCAAAG ACGACTTCATCGACGTGGAAGTGAAGGACCTGACGACGCGCTACGCCAACGACGTGATCGCGTCGTGCGCCTTCGGGCTGAAGGTGGACTCGCACGCGCAGCAGGATAACGAGTTCTACGCGATGGGCAAGGAGGCCTCCACCTTCAACTTCCTGCAGGTGCTCAAGTTCTTCGCGATGACCAACTTCCCGGCTGTCGTTGAT AAACTCGGCATCACCTTGTTCACGGAGCCCACCAAGAAGTTCTTCAAGGGACTCGTGCTGGGCACCATGAGCGACCGCGACGCGCGCCACATCGTCCGCCCCGACATGATCCATCTGCTCATGGAGGCCAAGAAAG GAAAACTTGTACACGACGACAAGATTGCGAAAGACTCCGACGCAGGATTTGCCACCGTCGAGGAGTCGAATGTTGGGAAGAAGAACATCGACCGAG TATGGAGCGACGAAGACCTAGTGGCCCAAGCGGTGCTGTTCTTCATTGCCGGCTTTGAAACG gtGTCCTCAGCCATGTCCTTTGCCTTGCACGAGCTGGCCGTGAACCCCGACGTGCAAGAGCGGCTGCTGCAGGAGATCCGGGACAACGACCGCAAGAACGGCGGCAAGTTCGACTACAACTCCATACAGAACATGGTGTATCTGGACATGGTGGTGTCGG AGGTGCTGCGCATGTGGCCGCCCGGCATCGCCATGGACCGGCTGTGCGTCAAGGACTACAACCTCGGCCGCCCTAACAGCAAGGCCACGCAAGACTACTAC ATCCGCGCCGGCGAGGCGCTGGCGGTGCCGGCGTGGTGCTTTCACCGCGACCCGGCGCTATTCCCCGACCCGCTGCGCTTCGACCCCGAGCGCTTCTCTGAAGAAAACAAGCACAACATCAAGCCTTTCACCTACGTGCCGTTTGGGCTCGGACCGAGGAACTGTATCG GCTCCAGGTtcgccctgtgcgaggtgaaGGTGATGCTGTACCAGCTGCTCCTCCACGTGGAGCTGTCTCCCGCAGCCAGGACCTGCATCCCGGCCCGGCTCACCACCGACACATTCAACATCCGCATGCTAGGAGGACACTGGGtgcggatgcggatgcggaACTGA